In the Sandaracinus amylolyticus genome, GATCGTGGAGCAGCGATGGGTCGCGCCCGGTGACGCGCTCACGTGGGGACGCACCGAGCGCGCGGACGTGGTGGTGGCGAGCGCGGCGCACGAGGTCGCGCCGCTGATCGCGTGGGACGAGGGTGCGCACGCGATCGTCGGCGATGCGCAGATCACGGGGCGGGTGTCGTGGCGGGGCGAGGTGATCGCGCTCGAGGGCGAGGCGCGGCGCGTCGTGATCGAGCACGGCGCGCGGGCGCGGCTGGTGCTCGGGGACTCGATCGAGGTGCTGATCGAGATGGCGCCGCGGCCGCCCCAGCCGCGACGTGCGCCGCTGCCGCGATCGGTCGTCGGTGCGCTCGGGCTCGACGAGCGCTTCACCGCGATCGCCGTGGCCTCGCTGGTGCTGCACGCGACGGTGGTGACGGTGCTCGCGGAGCGCGACTGGCCGGCGCCGAGCGGGCTCGACGCGGAGCGGATCGCGATGATCGTGTTCGACGAGCCCGAGCTTCCTCCGACGGTGATCGACGCGGTGGCCGATGCGCGCGACGTGACGCCCAGCGACGACGTGAGCGAGGGCGAGGCCGAGACCGCGAGCCCGTCGAGCCCCACGCCGCGCGCGCCGCGGCCGAGCGCGCCGTCGCGCGAGTCGCTCGAGGCGATGCGCGCGGAGATCGCGACGCAGATCGATGCGACGCTCGGTGCGATCGGCGAGGGTGGCGCGATGCGCGATCTGCTGCGCGACGGCGCGCCGATCGCTTCGGAGTCCGAAGTGATGGGCCTGGTGCGCGGCGAGGAGCACGCGGGGCTCGCGCCGCGCGCCGGAGACGTGCCGGCGATGCGCGAGGGCGGCGGGATCGAGGCGCTCGCGCGTGGGTGCGAGGGGTGCGGCGACATCGCGGTGCATCGGGTCGGTCCGGTGCGCGAGGGCGATGGCGCGCCGATGGAAGAGCGGCGCGTGCAGGTCGTCGCCCAGCCGATCGAGGACGACGGGCCGCGGCCGGGCTTCGATCCGCGCGAGCTCGCGCGCGCGATGCGCGGTCGGATGGGCGCCGTGCGCGCGTGTTACGAGCGCGCGCTGCGGGACGAGCCGACGCTCGCGGGGCGCATCGACGTCGACGTGCAGGTCGAGCGCGTGGGCACGCTGAGCGACGTGCACGTGCGGGAGGGATCGATCGGCGACGACTCGTTCCACGGGTGCGTGGAGCGCGCGGTACGCGCGGTGCGGCTGCCGAGCGGGCCCGAGGACGGACCGGCGAGTGTGTCGTTCCCGTTCGTGTTCGCGCCGCAGGGATGATCAGCGAGCCGCGCCGCGGCGGGCGGGCGGCTCGCCGGCGAGCAGCGAGGGGGGCACGTCGACGCCGGCGGCGCGGAGGCGCTCGATCGCCCAGCGCTCTGCTTCGGCGACGCCGGCGAAGGTGCCCATCGGCGTGGGCGGGGTCCACAGCCAGAGCAGCGCGGTGAGCGCGGCGCGCAGCGGCGCGGAGTCGACGACGTTCGCGGAGCCGACCTGGAATTGCGACTGGCCTTCGCGCACACGGGGCAGGTTCATCACGTCGGCGAGGCGCTTGCGCACCACGGCGTCGGGCACGCGCGAGACCGGCCTGATGTCGCAGACGAGCACGAACTTCTGGCGCCGCGCGAAGAGGCGCTCGAGCCCGCTCTGGAGCGCCTCGGCAGCGCGCAGATCGAACGCGCTCGGGCAGCGCAGGGTGACGAGCGGGAACCTGTTCTCCTCGAAGTGGAGCTCGGACATGCCCGCGTAGGGTAACGCCGGACGCGAGCCGGGTCAGTCCTTCGGCGCGCCGGCCTTGCGCAGTCGATCGGCGATCGCGAGGCCGAGGCCGCGCTCGTCGTCGGGGAGCACCACGATCGCGCGCTCGAAGCCGCGCTCGTCGATCGCGCGGAGGCTCTGGTAGAGGGTGCGCGCGCGGTCGCGCGGATCGGCGGGCACGTCGATGCGCTCGACGGAGTCGGGCAGGTCGAGGGCGAGGGTGGGCGGCGCGAGGAGCGCGATGAGGGTCGAGGCTTCGCGCGCGAGCTCGTGGGCGCGTCGTGACGCGTCGCTCGGCGCGACGGCGATCACCTTCGCGCGAGGCGCGTAGTGCGACGCGAGCATCCCGGGGGCGCGCGGTGCGTCCTCGCCCGCCATCGGCACGGGTGCGCCGAGGATCTCCTCGAGCGCTTCGCGCGAGATGCCGCCGGGACGGAGGATGCGAGGCACGCCGGTCGAGACGTCGACGATGGTGGACTCGATGCCGACCTCGCAGGGACCGCCGTCGAGCACGGCGTCGATGCGATCGCCGAGATCGCGCTGCACGTGCTCGGCGGTGGTCGGGCTGACCGAGCCGAAGCGGTTCGCGGAGGGCGCGGCGATGCCGGCGACGCGATCGAGCAGCGCGCGTGCGAGCGGGTGCGCGGGGACGCGGAGGCCGACGGTGGAGAGGCCACCGGTGACCGCGTCGAGGGCGCGGGGGCCGCGCTGCAGGATCAGCGTGAGCGGACCGGGCCAGAGCACGTCGGCGAGGCGTCGCGCGGCGGGCGGAACGTTCGCGGCCCAGCCCTCGTCGAGCGCGTCGGCGGAGCGCAGGTGGACGATCAGCGGATGCGAGGTGGGCCGCCCCTTCGCGGCGAAGATGCGCGCGACCGCATCGGGCTGCTCGGCATCGGCGCCGAGGCCGTAGACGGTCTCGGTGGGGATCGCGACGAGCTTGCCCTCGCGGAGCAGCGTCGCGGCGGTGTCGACGTCGACGGGGAGGGCCACGGCACGGGGCTGGTGACACGGGGAGAGAGAGGGAGCCAGGGGCGGGGTCCGCGTCCGTGTCGGCGTCCGCGTCCGTGTCGGCGTCCGCGTCCGTGTCCCCGTTCCGGGCTGGTCGTTGGTCGGGTGGCATCGAATTGCCATGAGAAACCATCGGATCGGCGCCGTCGGTGGGCGTCGAGGGTCTGGACCACTCCGGAGCGCCTCGTCGCGGTGCTCGGGGCGACCAGACCACCGGCGATCGCCGCGCCGGGGTGGTGCGCGATGGTCTCAACCACGAGCGACCACCTCGTCGGGGTGGTCGGCGAGGGGTCCAACCACCGGCGACCACCTCGCCTCGGCGGTCTCGGGCCACCAGACCACGGACGACCGCCTCGCCGCGGTGGTCGTCGACGGTCTGGACCTCCGGCGACCGCCTCGTCGCGGTGGTCGCGAGTGGTTCGGAGGCTCGCGACCGCCTCGTCGCGGTGGTCGCGAATGGTTCGGAGTGCGCGACCGGCCTCGCCGTGGTGGCGGCCGATGGTCTGGACCTCCGGCGACCGCCTCGTCGCGGTGGTGCTCGCCCTGCGTCGCCGTCCCGCGCAGAACCGCGGTACCGGGCGTACCGGGCGTGGGGTGGTGGGTCCGGCCTCACACCGGAGCCTTCTCGCTACGGCTCCCACACCAGATCGAGCCCCCACGACGTCGGCGGCACGTACGTCCCGCTCCCGACGAGGTCGAACGGGAACTGCAGCTCGATGTTCACGCCGCCGCCGACGCCGCCGGTGCCGCCGCCCGCCTGGTTGCCCGCGCTCGTCGTGACGAAGCCCTCGACGTACGCGCCGAGCACCACGTCGCGGATCGCGTCGGGGATGATCGCGTCCGCGTTGAAGCCCGCGCGGATGCGCGTGTCGCCGAGGTTCGCGCCGGTCTCGATCGCGATGAGCGGGAACGCGTCGCCGAACTGCTCGCGCAGGCCGAGCGTGAGGATGCCCGCCGCGATCCCCGTCACGACGCGCGCCGCCTGCTCGGTCGCCGCCTGCGTCTGCGCGCCGCTGTCCTCGCCGAGCGTGCGGCGACCGCTCACCAGCAGCGCGATGATCTCGCCCTGATCGCTGGTCTCGGTCGACGAGAAGTCGATGCTCAGGTTGCTCAGCGTGCCGCCCGCGGTGACCGTGATCGTCGCGCCGCCGCCGCCCGGGAGCTCGTAGACCGCGACGAGATCGACCTGCGGATCGAGCTCCTCGGTGCCGCCGAACACCAGCGATCCGCCCTGCACCTCGAAGCGCTTGCCGAACACCTCGAAGTAGCCGCGCTCGAGGTTCGCGATGCCGCCGACGTAGAGGTTCGGATCGAGATAGCGCACGTCGAGCTGCGCGCTGACCTGCACCGCGAAGTCGTTGCGCCGCACCCAGAACGGATCGCTCGCGTCGACGTAGAGGTGCACCGGATAGCCCGGTCCCTCGTCCATCCCGAGCTCGCGCGCCTGGGTGCCGATCACGAGGATGTCGGGGTGCTCCTCGAGCGATTGCACGCTGCCCGCCATCTGCTCCGGCAGTCGGATCGTCAGGCCCTCGGTCGTCACCGTGCCCTCGAGCCCGTCGCTCTCGATCGTCACGCGCGTGTCGCCGCGTCCGGAGATCGTCGCGAGCACCGCGCCCTCGCGGCGCACCGGGAACTGATCGGGCTGCACGTCGAGGTACGCGTAGGTCGGGATCAATCCTCGCAGCCCGATCTCGCCCGAGACCTCGACGGTGCCCTCTCCATCGCGCGCGAAGAGCGCCTCGCCCGCGGGGATCGTCACGCGATCACCCGCGAACCGCAGCGCGCCGTGCACGTCGACGAGGTGCTGTCCGAGCGGCACCACGCGCACGCGTCCTTCGCGCAGCGAGACGCCGCCCGCGACCTCCAGCGTCTCCCACGGGCCGCTCGCGATCAGCCGTCCGTCGGCGATCACGTCCGACTCCGCGATCTGCGGGATCAGCGCGAGCACCGGCTCGAGGTGCGCGTCCGCCATGAGCATCGTGAGATCGAGATCGCGATCGAGCAGGACCTCGGGGATGAAGCTGCCGATCGAGAAGCGCAGCGGCACCGAGCCGCGCAGCACGACCTCGGTGTCCTCGGGCAGCTCGGTCGAGCTGCACTCGGCGAACGGCGTCGTGAGCTGACCCTGCGCCGCGATGATCGCGCAGGCCTCGGCGCGCTCCTCCTCCGAGGTGCCCCCGACCCGCGCTGCCGCGAGCACGTGGTACGGCATCGTGCCCTGGCCGCCGTCGTCGCCGTGCGCGACGCGCAGCTGGGTGATCTCGAGGCGCGCATCGAGCTGCGGCGAGTCGCCGAGCACGTCCTGCACGATCACTTCGGCCGTCGCGACGCCCGACGCGCGACCGCAGGTCCACGGCACGTGCTCGAGCGGCATGTCGAGGAGCTGCACGAGCAGATCGGGATGGGGCAACGTGAAGGCCCCGTTCGCGAGCCAGTCGTCGAGCGGCGTCTCCGCCTCGGCGCGCCCGAACGCGATCATCCGGCCCTGGCTGAACCCGCTGAGATCGACGCGCGTCGTGCCCTCGTGCAGCGTGCCCTGGAGCTGCACGATCGGTCGCAGATCGCGCGCGCACGGATCTTCGAGCGGCGCCTCGACCCACTCCATCGTGCCGGTGATCTCGGCGCGCGCGGGCTGTCCGTCTCCGCCCGCCGCCGAGAGCGCGAGCGCGCCCACGACACCCTCGGGCACGCGGCGCTGCAGCGGGCGCGGCCAGCTCGAGAGCAGACGCGGTGCGATGCGCGCGGCGAAGCTCCAGGGCTGCTGGCTCAGCGTGCGCAGGAACGCCGGCAGATCCGCGGGCGGATCGTCCATCGAGATCGGGATCTGGGCCTCGGCCATCGCGAGCTCGCCGGTCGTGTCCGCGAGCCACACGCGCTGCACCGTGAGCTGATCGCCGACCAGCGCGAGGTGGATCTTGGCGCGCAGCTCCGACCAACCGGGCAGCGCGAAGCGATCGAGGATGATCACGCCGGGATCGATGCGCGGCTCGGCGACGGTGCCTCCGATGCGCACGTCGCCACCGATGCGGCCGGTGATGCCGAGCGCCTGCAGCTGCTCGCCGAGGAAGGGCGTGAGGAACGCGAGGTTGAGGTGACCGGCGTAGACGTTCAGCCCGAACTCCGCCTCGCGCGCGAAGCGATCGGGATCGGTGAGCGCGGCGAAGGGCACCGCGATCGGGCCCTCGACGCCCAGCGTGCCGCGGGTGCCGAAGTCGCCCTGCACGTTCGTCGTGAGCACGCCGTCCGAGTACCCGAGGTCGTACGCGATGTCCGCGTTGCGCACGCGATCCCAGCTCAGGTCCTCGACGCGCCCGCGCAGCGTCACGTCGGGATCGCGCAGCGGGCCCTCGAGCTCGAGGTGGCCGCTCGCGGTGCCGCGCAGCGACTCGAGCCCGCCGCCCACCAGCGCGCCGACGCGCTCGAGATCGAGCCCTGCGACGTCGACGCTCGCGGTGCTCGGCCCGCCTCCGGTCGCGATGCGCGCTTCGCCCGCGAGGCGCTGCCCGCTGCCCTCGATCTCCGCGCCTTGGATCGACACCGCGCCGGGATCGATGCGCACCGTGCCGATCGCGCCGCGCATCGGGCCGAGGCCCACGTCGAGCGCGGCGTCGGGCACGTGGATCTCCCAGCGATCGCCGTGGCGATGAACGCGCGCGTCGACGT is a window encoding:
- a CDS encoding AgmX/PglI C-terminal domain-containing protein is translated as MGETSPSRLPGAMTAAMRAVRASVPGETWARVAIVRDRTIVEQRWVAPGDALTWGRTERADVVVASAAHEVAPLIAWDEGAHAIVGDAQITGRVSWRGEVIALEGEARRVVIEHGARARLVLGDSIEVLIEMAPRPPQPRRAPLPRSVVGALGLDERFTAIAVASLVLHATVVTVLAERDWPAPSGLDAERIAMIVFDEPELPPTVIDAVADARDVTPSDDVSEGEAETASPSSPTPRAPRPSAPSRESLEAMRAEIATQIDATLGAIGEGGAMRDLLRDGAPIASESEVMGLVRGEEHAGLAPRAGDVPAMREGGGIEALARGCEGCGDIAVHRVGPVREGDGAPMEERRVQVVAQPIEDDGPRPGFDPRELARAMRGRMGAVRACYERALRDEPTLAGRIDVDVQVERVGTLSDVHVREGSIGDDSFHGCVERAVRAVRLPSGPEDGPASVSFPFVFAPQG
- a CDS encoding L-threonylcarbamoyladenylate synthase, whose product is MALPVDVDTAATLLREGKLVAIPTETVYGLGADAEQPDAVARIFAAKGRPTSHPLIVHLRSADALDEGWAANVPPAARRLADVLWPGPLTLILQRGPRALDAVTGGLSTVGLRVPAHPLARALLDRVAGIAAPSANRFGSVSPTTAEHVQRDLGDRIDAVLDGGPCEVGIESTIVDVSTGVPRILRPGGISREALEEILGAPVPMAGEDAPRAPGMLASHYAPRAKVIAVAPSDASRRAHELAREASTLIALLAPPTLALDLPDSVERIDVPADPRDRARTLYQSLRAIDERGFERAIVVLPDDERGLGLAIADRLRKAGAPKD
- a CDS encoding translocation/assembly module TamB domain-containing protein — its product is MTEASSNAPPQRSLFVRALRRAPLVLLRGLGWTLVLVLCLIVSAALHSLTGRMRLVARELIERLASGALRGDLEVGRIEQLDTDRIIARDVVLRDPQGRAVIRVDRLQIWPNYREILFGGRIHFLAARADHVEIELYVSGAEGETVSLLEAFEPASPGPDRGGPASAIPIVLDGLHVVDADIRGDLPNYENLHVEGAEARGRLEIARTVVVNVHHLEGRMTGPYGGVTQVEHATLDLDTDWRVGMRAYMRARRGEDTARARLSLTRPDAPDPTLPGPQDAPMHMDLEVHVDQLGLETLHEMGIPGTEQLAGRMRGDARMQGPVEDLRFDAWITHDAGPLTVHGRIATEQDFEVDLETYDFDLQELVPAAPPIAIGGTMRLDVARDPEAPQRARFRVTARPLEVAGIFVPAFESEGAIEADAVVIDRVEAPHLGGVIEGRGRVGFDGSLDVHARIDVEDLGGDPNVADFVPGLHGAAEGTLDVESGPGGTDLALTTQLRLRGFRYRTVRAGSLVVRGRARGELARPIAHFDVDGQGVAIAGRDLGTVDARIDGGPSEYVLQWSSRGRDVRALDVDARVHRHGDRWEIHVPDAALDVGLGPMRGAIGTVRIDPGAVSIQGAEIEGSGQRLAGEARIATGGGPSTASVDVAGLDLERVGALVGGGLESLRGTASGHLELEGPLRDPDVTLRGRVEDLSWDRVRNADIAYDLGYSDGVLTTNVQGDFGTRGTLGVEGPIAVPFAALTDPDRFAREAEFGLNVYAGHLNLAFLTPFLGEQLQALGITGRIGGDVRIGGTVAEPRIDPGVIILDRFALPGWSELRAKIHLALVGDQLTVQRVWLADTTGELAMAEAQIPISMDDPPADLPAFLRTLSQQPWSFAARIAPRLLSSWPRPLQRRVPEGVVGALALSAAGGDGQPARAEITGTMEWVEAPLEDPCARDLRPIVQLQGTLHEGTTRVDLSGFSQGRMIAFGRAEAETPLDDWLANGAFTLPHPDLLVQLLDMPLEHVPWTCGRASGVATAEVIVQDVLGDSPQLDARLEITQLRVAHGDDGGQGTMPYHVLAAARVGGTSEEERAEACAIIAAQGQLTTPFAECSSTELPEDTEVVLRGSVPLRFSIGSFIPEVLLDRDLDLTMLMADAHLEPVLALIPQIAESDVIADGRLIASGPWETLEVAGGVSLREGRVRVVPLGQHLVDVHGALRFAGDRVTIPAGEALFARDGEGTVEVSGEIGLRGLIPTYAYLDVQPDQFPVRREGAVLATISGRGDTRVTIESDGLEGTVTTEGLTIRLPEQMAGSVQSLEEHPDILVIGTQARELGMDEGPGYPVHLYVDASDPFWVRRNDFAVQVSAQLDVRYLDPNLYVGGIANLERGYFEVFGKRFEVQGGSLVFGGTEELDPQVDLVAVYELPGGGGATITVTAGGTLSNLSIDFSSTETSDQGEIIALLVSGRRTLGEDSGAQTQAATEQAARVVTGIAAGILTLGLREQFGDAFPLIAIETGANLGDTRIRAGFNADAIIPDAIRDVVLGAYVEGFVTTSAGNQAGGGTGGVGGGVNIELQFPFDLVGSGTYVPPTSWGLDLVWEP